The following are encoded in a window of Drosophila simulans strain w501 chromosome 3L, Prin_Dsim_3.1, whole genome shotgun sequence genomic DNA:
- the LOC27207179 gene encoding early endosome antigen 1 yields MDLDCESATAFADDSGHFSCTSDDGGGDPAQKPEPEPDQSMILVRQELLRTRSEVERLLKSEQWYKQELKSQKHSRLETLERLYAQERKYLVENQRLQQESIRLHTKCATLEKQQEQGSPLSPGSSPVKADSESHDSSFDAKQQEARLRDQRQLIDVLRKQKKMLLDDIQRLSLEHEEKLSQLQQTVVGMELESKHVTGKCKQLLDLKSQMEHQLELRSTALRRVTAERNQLRQVIAELNETLQTQEHLIALKEQEFLDLKQYYQQKLTRESSMEIMHSYSMKFHEEINSKTSEIASLKNSLNELQTELMLMSHMKEQREEQQRQLEQLEFTLQAQLLEEAQLRQSNALKLEQVENLTISLASLQLDKEGLKENLSEAQKTLKNLEQKVDILQKQYAEMCSLCQKTKQQLELEQIEIAKMKQNGSLKESELMEKLKDYATQCGELRKALAEAESRIDVQSKETESWQAQLKKLERSSTHPERKHTQATQTDLEDPILVQRIESLEQQLADVKSQKLHTVSLLQKLLQQQEAKIKSTNEMEADWQQLLDALQATQSLEQQMRSELQHKTVELEHLNELFAGQNDELQKLQKLSQAKDEENRLELQVLKETFQENLEIHSGASINMQRLQSQVKSLLDEKEEIAREERKAVECLRSLGHVLEMETGRRLPHIKSWPQLAKILRKELRNGRVNNRRAEELPGLKMKLAEISGRHQQALSKIKCLEQTLVMERARFEASDSGKSTASNTPQEPAHEVANLIDDYKKLVQQTANETCRPRNSFIFDLIERSQRCQPNLCQLGEGISACQSDMEELSRLISADRPQRRVEPMPSLMEELRAVAEHS; encoded by the exons ATGGATTTGGACTGCGAGAGCGCTACAGCTTTTGCGGACGACTCCGGGCACTTTAGCTGCACTAGCGACGATGGAGGAGGAGATCCTGCTCAGAAACCGGAGCCGGAACCGGACCAATCGATGATTCTGGTGCGGCAGGAGCTGCTTCGGACGCGCAGTGAGGTGGAAAGGCTCTTAAAATCGGAGCAGTGGTACAAGCAGGAGCTTAAGTCCCAGAAGCACAGCAGGCTTGAGACTCTAGAACGATTGTACGCACAGGAGCGGAAGTATTTGGTAGAGAACCAGAGGCTGCAGCAAGAATCAATCCGCCTGCACACAAAATGCGCCACTCtggagaagcagcaggagcaggggtCACCATTATCCCCTGGCTCATCGCCAGTTAAAGCAGACTCGGAGTCCCACGACTCCTCCTTTGATGCCAAACAGCAGGAAGCGCGCCTACGGGATCAGCGTCAGTTGATAGACGTGCTCCGAAAGCAAAAGAAGATGCTTCTGGACGACATCCAGAGGCTCAGTCTGGAACACGAAGAAAAACTTTCGCAGTTGCAGCAAACTGTTGTTGGCATGGAGCTTGAAAGCAAGCACGTGACTGGGAAATGCAAGCAACTACTTGACCTTAAAAGTCAAATGGAGCACCAGCTGGAGCTGAGGAGCACTGCCCTACGCCGTGTCACCGCGGAGCGTAATCAGCTCCGCCAAGTCATTGCTGAGCTTAACGAGACGCTGCAAACGCAGGAGCACCTTATAGCGTTAAAGGAACAAGAGTTCCTGGATTTGAAACAGTACTACCAACAAAAGTTGACCCGGGAGAGCAGCATGGAAATTATGCACTCTTATAGCATGAAATTTCACGAAGAGATTAACAGCAAAACGAGTGAAATCGCCAGCCTAAAGAATTCCCTTAACGAGCTTCAGACCGAGCTGATGCTGATGTCTCATATGAAAGAACAACGCGAGGAACAGCAGCGTCAGCTTGAGCAACTGGAGTTCACATTGCAGGCACAACTTTTGGAGGAGGCTCAGCTTCGGCAAAGCAATGCTCTGAAACTGGAGCAGGTGGAGAATTTAACCATTTCTTTGGCTTCCTTACAACTAGATAAGGAAGgcttaaaagaaaatttaagtgAGGCGCAAAAGACCTTGAAAAATCTAGAGCAGAAGGTGGACATTCTTCAAAAACAGTATGCCGAAATGTGCTCCTTGTGTCAAAAGACCAAACAGCAATTGGAACTGGAGCAAATCGAGATTGCCAAAATGAAGCAAAACGGTTCCTTAAAGGAAAGTGAGCTAATGGAGAAACTCAAAGATTATGCAACGCAGTGTGGTGAGCTGAGAAAAGCGTTGGCCGAAGCAGAGTCCCGTATCGATGTCCAAAGCAAAGAGACAGAGAGCTGGCAAGCGCAGCTGAAAAAACTCGAACGATCATCGACCCACCCAGAAAGGAAACACACCCAAGCGACCCAAACGGACCTCGAAGATCCGATTTTAGTTCAACGCATTGAATCTTTGGAACAACAACTAGCAGATGTCAAGAGCCAGAAATTGCACACCGTTTCGCTGCTCCAAAAACTGCTTCAACAGCAAGAAGCTAAAATCAAGAGCACTAACGAAATGGAAGCAGACTGGCAACAACTGTTAGATGCTCTGCAAGCTACTCAAAGCTTGGAACAACAAATGCGATCAGAACTGCAGCATAAGACAGTGGAATTGGAGCACCTGAATGAACTGTTCGCTGGACAAAATGATGAACTGCAGAAGCTCCAGAAATTGAGCCAAGCCAAGGACGAGGAGAATCGACTAGAGTTACAGGTTTTGAAGGAAACATTCCAAGAGAATCTGGAGATCCACTCCGGTGCCTCGATCAACATGCAAAGGCTGCAAAGCCAGGTAAAGTCTTTGCTAGATGAGAAGGAGGAAATTGCGCGAGAAGAACGCAAAGCAGTAGAGTGTTTGCGATCTCTTGGTCACGTTCTTGAGATGGAAACAGGAAGGAGGCTACCACATATAAAAAGCTGGCcccagttggccaaaattcTTCGAAAGGAACTGCGAAATGGAAGGGTTAACAATCGAAGGGCTGAAGAGCTTCCTGGGCTTAAAATGAAGCTGGCGGAGATCAGCGGAAGGCATCAGCAAGCTTTGTCAAAAATTAAG TGTCTGGAGCAAACTTTGGTAATGGAGCGAGCGCGGTTTGAGGCCTCGGACTCGGGCAAATCGACGGCTAGCAACACGCCCCAGGAACCCGCCCATGAGGTGGCTAATCTTATTGATGACTACAAGAAG CTCGTTCAGCAAACCGCCAATGAAACATGTCGCCCTCGCAACAGCTTCATATTCGATCTGATTGAGCGGAGTCAGCGATGCCAACCGAATTTGTGCCAGTTAGGAGAGGGTATTTCCGCCTGCCAGTCTGATATGGAGGAGCTAAGCAGGCTTATCAGTGCTGATCGGCCACAGAGAAGAGTGGAGCCCATGCCCTCCCTAATGGAAGAACTTCGAGCGGTGGCCGAGCATTCTTAG
- the LOC27208239 gene encoding uncharacterized protein LOC27208239, protein MNTCISSILVVLAILSFADYSVADGDRHLNENLNQATVKKTKYGWQCAGVTCPIKFTASCKVTKILKPSDLQHTELLILCMDKNDKPMCGITRTRKGVIQEVLDVDENGNTIYDKKEVISENDGTKIPRCPRK, encoded by the exons ATGAATACCTGTATCTCCTCAATATTGGTAGTGTTGGCCATTTTATCTTTCGCTGACTACTCCGTG gcAGACGGGGATCGGCACCTAAATGAGAACTTAAATCAAGCGACTGTAAAGAAAACTAAGT ATGGTTGGCAATGTGCCGGGGTGACGTGCCCCATAAAGTTTACGGCATCTTGTAAGGTAACCAAGATCCTAAAGCCATCTGACCTACAGCACACCGAGCTCCTGATTTTATGCATGGATAAAAACGATAAGCCGATGTGTGGGATAACACGAACTCGCAAAGGCGTAATACAGGAAGTTTTGGACGTGGACGAAAACGGAAATACGATATATGACAAAAAGGAGGTGATTTCAGAGAATGATGGCACTAAAATCCCTAGGTGCCCACGAAAGTAA